A region of Methyloversatilis discipulorum DNA encodes the following proteins:
- the nikR gene encoding nickel-responsive transcriptional regulator NikR yields MQRFTISLDDQLAAQFDDWIAQRGYGNRSEAVRDLFRAELDRTAQQTGKATHCVACLSYVFNHHERDLAERIISLQHAHHDLTVSSMHAHLDHDYCLETVILKGEIATVRQFADAVCAERGVHHGQINLISVELDAGHHHAGPGGHRYTRRHERGGHGHVHIKPST; encoded by the coding sequence ATGCAGCGTTTCACCATTTCCCTCGACGACCAGCTGGCCGCCCAGTTCGACGACTGGATCGCGCAGCGCGGCTACGGCAACCGGTCGGAGGCGGTGCGCGACCTGTTCCGCGCCGAACTGGACCGCACGGCACAGCAGACCGGCAAGGCGACGCACTGCGTGGCCTGCCTGTCCTACGTGTTCAACCACCACGAACGCGACCTGGCCGAGCGCATCATCAGCCTGCAGCACGCGCACCACGACCTGACGGTGTCGTCGATGCACGCCCACCTCGACCACGACTACTGCCTCGAAACCGTCATCCTGAAAGGCGAGATCGCCACCGTGCGGCAGTTCGCCGACGCCGTTTGCGCTGAGCGCGGCGTGCACCACGGGCAGATCAATCTGATCAGCGTCGAACTGGACGCCGGCCATCATCACGCCGGGCCGGGCGGCCATCGCTACACGCGGCGGCACGAGCGCGGCGGCCACGGCCACGTGCACATCAAGCCCAGCACCTGA